In a genomic window of Gossypium arboreum isolate Shixiya-1 chromosome 9, ASM2569848v2, whole genome shotgun sequence:
- the LOC108454716 gene encoding mitochondrial import receptor subunit TOM20-like, giving the protein MESSSELDSLHFFEQALKISEATYASNPLDADNLTRWAGALLELSQFQSVPDSQKMIQDAISKLEEALSINPKKHDALWCLGNAQTSFAFLTNKEDEARPYFEKAAQYFQQAVDEDPSNEIYLKSLEISAKAPELHQEIIKQGLGQQMLGAGPSTSTSTSSSAKTATKNKKSSDLKYDIFGWVILAVGIVAWVGFAKSQIPSSQLPPLPPR; this is encoded by the exons ATGGAATCGTCGAGTGAGCTCGATAGTCTGCACTTTTTCGAGCAAGCTCTTAAAATTTCCGAAGCTACTTACGCTTCTAATCCTCTCGATGCCGAC AACTTAACAAGATGGGCTGGAGCTTTACTTGAGTTGTCTCAGTTTCAAAGCGTTCCAGATTCACAGAAAATGATTCAAG ATGCTATTTCGAAGCTAGAGGAGGCTTtgtcgattaaccctaaaaagcATGATGCTTTATGGTGTTTGGGAAATGCTCAGACTTCTTTTGCATTTTTGACTAACAAGGAAGATGAGGCCAGGCCTTACTTCGAAAAGGCAGCTCAATATTTCCAGCAAGCAGTTGATGAG GATCCCAGCAATGAAATTTACCTGAAATCTTTGGAAATATCTGCTAAG GCTCCAGAGTTACACCAGGAAATCATTAAGCAAGGTTTAGGTCAACAGATGCTTGGTGCTGGACCCTCTACTTCTACTTCTACCTCCAGCTCAGCAAAG ACTGCTACAAAAAATAAGAAAAGTAGTGATCTCAAATACGACATTTTCGGATGGGTAATCCTTGCTGTTGGCATTGTTGCATGGGTTGGATTTGCAAAATCTCAGATACCATCTTCACAGCTGCCACCACTACCACCACGATAA
- the LOC108454799 gene encoding uncharacterized protein LOC108454799 isoform X2, with protein sequence MAGTKLFPTQSTHSLSFRHFFALAPPRAVSYPTRVRLDCAKLTRLRVLAMAAKRSPKRLKYSAPRVSKIDDLVYVEVDPSGTENWKLEPVIELLNQGAVGVIPTDTVYSIVCHLKSHSAIERLRRIKNIEPSKPLSILCRSLRDIDTYTTGFPRGDGQGHANIFRAVKHCLPGPYTFILTATKELPKQCVRYGTTTAKYSARKNVGVRMPDDAICQAILEKMDAPLISTSVKWPKENEWMIDPVVIADIYGAEGLDFVVDGGIRVADPSTVVDMTRASPKIGPKLHWIASEDDNESAVYADELIPSAT encoded by the exons ATGGCGGGAACGAAACTGTTCCCTACCCAATCCACTCACTCCCTTTCCTTTCGCCACTTTTTCGCACTCGCTCCGCCGCGTGCGGTGTCGTATCCCACCCGTGTCCGCCTCGACTGTGCTAAACTCACTAGGCTTCGCGTCTTAGCTATGGCGGCTAAAAGGAGTCCGAAACGTCTCAAGTACTCTGCTCCTCGCGTTTCCAAG ATAGATGATTTGGTTTACGTGGAAGTCGATCCTTCGGGAACTGAAAACTGGAAACTTGAACCTGTAATTGAACTTTTAAACCAAGGAGCTGTTGGTGTTATTCCTACTGATACTGT GTATTCTATAGTTTGTCATTTGAAAAGCCATTCAGCTATTGAACGTCTTCGAAG AATAAAAAACATTGAACCTTCCAAG CCACTTAGTATTTTATGCCGCTCTCTTCGAGACATTGACACTTATACGACGGGGTTCCCTCGTGGTGATGGCCAAGGTCATGCGAATATTTTTCGAGCTGTTAAGCATTGCTTGCCTGGGCCT TATACTTTCATCTTAACTGCTACCAAAGAGTTGCCAAAACAATGTGTGAGGTATGGCACAACTACAGCAAAATATTCTGCAAGGAAAAATGTAGGTGTTCGTATGCCCGATGATGCTATATGTCAAGCAATATTAGAAAAGATGGATGCACCTTTAATATCCACAAG TGTCAAGTGGCCTAAAGAAAATGAGTGGATGATAGATCCAGTTGTGATAGCTGATATATATGGAGCAGAG GGTCTTGATTTTGTCGTTGATGGCGGCATAAGAGTTGCTGATCCTTCGACTGTTGTTGACATGACTAGGGCTTCTCCCAAAATT GGACCGAAATTGCACTGGATAGCATCAGAAGATGATAACGAATCTGCTGTCTATGCAGACGAGCTCATTCCATCAGCCACTTAA
- the LOC108454799 gene encoding uncharacterized protein LOC108454799 isoform X3 yields MAGTKLFPTQSTHSLSFRHFFALAPPRAVSYPTRVRLDCAKLTRLRVLAMAAKRSPKRLKYSAPRVSKIDDLVYVEVDPSGTENWKLEPVIELLNQGAVGVIPTDTVYSIVCHLKSHSAIERLRRIKNIEPSKPLSILCRSLRDIDTYTTGFPRGDGQGHANIFRAVKHCLPGPYTFILTATKELPKQCVRYGTTTAKYSARKNVGVRMPDDAICQAILEKMDAPLISTSVKWPKENEWMIDPVVIADIYGAEGPKLHWIASEDDNESAVYADELIPSAT; encoded by the exons ATGGCGGGAACGAAACTGTTCCCTACCCAATCCACTCACTCCCTTTCCTTTCGCCACTTTTTCGCACTCGCTCCGCCGCGTGCGGTGTCGTATCCCACCCGTGTCCGCCTCGACTGTGCTAAACTCACTAGGCTTCGCGTCTTAGCTATGGCGGCTAAAAGGAGTCCGAAACGTCTCAAGTACTCTGCTCCTCGCGTTTCCAAG ATAGATGATTTGGTTTACGTGGAAGTCGATCCTTCGGGAACTGAAAACTGGAAACTTGAACCTGTAATTGAACTTTTAAACCAAGGAGCTGTTGGTGTTATTCCTACTGATACTGT GTATTCTATAGTTTGTCATTTGAAAAGCCATTCAGCTATTGAACGTCTTCGAAG AATAAAAAACATTGAACCTTCCAAG CCACTTAGTATTTTATGCCGCTCTCTTCGAGACATTGACACTTATACGACGGGGTTCCCTCGTGGTGATGGCCAAGGTCATGCGAATATTTTTCGAGCTGTTAAGCATTGCTTGCCTGGGCCT TATACTTTCATCTTAACTGCTACCAAAGAGTTGCCAAAACAATGTGTGAGGTATGGCACAACTACAGCAAAATATTCTGCAAGGAAAAATGTAGGTGTTCGTATGCCCGATGATGCTATATGTCAAGCAATATTAGAAAAGATGGATGCACCTTTAATATCCACAAG TGTCAAGTGGCCTAAAGAAAATGAGTGGATGATAGATCCAGTTGTGATAGCTGATATATATGGAGCAGAG GGACCGAAATTGCACTGGATAGCATCAGAAGATGATAACGAATCTGCTGTCTATGCAGACGAGCTCATTCCATCAGCCACTTAA
- the LOC108454799 gene encoding uncharacterized protein LOC108454799 isoform X1, whose protein sequence is MAGTKLFPTQSTHSLSFRHFFALAPPRAVSYPTRVRLDCAKLTRLRVLAMAAKRSPKRLKYSAPRVSKIDDLVYVEVDPSGTENWKLEPVIELLNQGAVGVIPTDTVYSIVCHLKSHSAIERLRRIKNIEPSKPLSILCRSLRDIDTYTTGFPRGDGQGHANIFRAVKHCLPGPYTFILTATKELPKQCVRYGTTTAKYSARKNVGVRMPDDAICQAILEKMDAPLISTSVKWPKENEWMIDPVVIADIYGAEGLDFVVDGGIRVADPSTVVDMTRASPKIVRLGKGPKLHWIASEDDNESAVYADELIPSAT, encoded by the exons ATGGCGGGAACGAAACTGTTCCCTACCCAATCCACTCACTCCCTTTCCTTTCGCCACTTTTTCGCACTCGCTCCGCCGCGTGCGGTGTCGTATCCCACCCGTGTCCGCCTCGACTGTGCTAAACTCACTAGGCTTCGCGTCTTAGCTATGGCGGCTAAAAGGAGTCCGAAACGTCTCAAGTACTCTGCTCCTCGCGTTTCCAAG ATAGATGATTTGGTTTACGTGGAAGTCGATCCTTCGGGAACTGAAAACTGGAAACTTGAACCTGTAATTGAACTTTTAAACCAAGGAGCTGTTGGTGTTATTCCTACTGATACTGT GTATTCTATAGTTTGTCATTTGAAAAGCCATTCAGCTATTGAACGTCTTCGAAG AATAAAAAACATTGAACCTTCCAAG CCACTTAGTATTTTATGCCGCTCTCTTCGAGACATTGACACTTATACGACGGGGTTCCCTCGTGGTGATGGCCAAGGTCATGCGAATATTTTTCGAGCTGTTAAGCATTGCTTGCCTGGGCCT TATACTTTCATCTTAACTGCTACCAAAGAGTTGCCAAAACAATGTGTGAGGTATGGCACAACTACAGCAAAATATTCTGCAAGGAAAAATGTAGGTGTTCGTATGCCCGATGATGCTATATGTCAAGCAATATTAGAAAAGATGGATGCACCTTTAATATCCACAAG TGTCAAGTGGCCTAAAGAAAATGAGTGGATGATAGATCCAGTTGTGATAGCTGATATATATGGAGCAGAG GGTCTTGATTTTGTCGTTGATGGCGGCATAAGAGTTGCTGATCCTTCGACTGTTGTTGACATGACTAGGGCTTCTCCCAAAATTGTAAGGCTTGGAAAG GGACCGAAATTGCACTGGATAGCATCAGAAGATGATAACGAATCTGCTGTCTATGCAGACGAGCTCATTCCATCAGCCACTTAA
- the LOC128280424 gene encoding uncharacterized protein LOC128280424: MESATLSRRMVRWQIILSKFDIVYVSQKAVKGSAIAEFLASRALEDYEPLNFDFPNEDLMYVAAAEEDTSEDHPWKLNFDGVSNAVGNGIGAFLISPTGDHYPFTCKLDFNCTNNMEEYEACIMGIRAAIECKIKVLEVYGDSALVIYHLKGEWETRDPKLINYRELVWDLIKVFDDITFFYLPRDEN; this comes from the coding sequence atggagtcagcTACTTTGAGTAGAAGGATGGTCCGATGGCAAATTATTCTTTCCAAATTCGACATAGTTTATGTGAGTCAAAAGGCTgtgaaagggagtgcaatagcagaatTTCTAGCCAGCAGAGCTTTGGAAGATTAtgagcctttgaactttgatttcccaaatgaagatctaatgtatgtggCAGCTGCCGAAGAGGACACCTCAGAAGATCATCCATGGAAACTGAATTTTGACGGAGTATCAAATGCCGTTGGTAATGGAATTGGGGCATTCTTGATATCCCCAactggagatcattatccattcacttgcAAATTGGATTTTAATTGCACGAATAATATGGAAGAGtacgaagcatgtatcatgggaatcCGTGCAGCCATCGAATGTAAAATTAAAGTGTTAGAGGTGTATGGGGATTCTGCACTGGTGATTTATCATCTCAAAGGTGagtgggagacaagagacccaaAGTTGATCAACTATCGAGAGCTAGTTTGGGATCTAATTAAGGTGTTTGATGATATCACTTTCTTTTATCTCCCGCGAGACGAAAACTAG